A window of the Oscillospiraceae bacterium genome harbors these coding sequences:
- a CDS encoding ABC transporter permease, giving the protein MDDHKKPSVWKRMTQNHLFLPIVCLLVVLLINVIKTPGFFQISIRNGALYGSMIDIINRSSELVILAVGMTLVTASSGGQDISVGAIMAVSAAVCCQILSGGQVSTNTFRNPLFLAILAALAASLLCGAFNGFLVAKLNIQPMVATLILFTAGRGIAQLVTQGQITYVRVGTFQAMGDHIGSCPIPTPIFFAAGAVLIAYLILNKTALGMYIESVGINGSASRIVGLNSTMIKFLTYVICGLLAGVAGIVASSRIYSADANNIGLNLEMDAILAVALGGNYLGGGKFSLMGSVIGAFTIQTLTTTLYAMDVPGDQLPVYKAIVVIIIVTLQSPVFEKFMDTKKHRRKLAAEGRASV; this is encoded by the coding sequence ATGGATGATCATAAAAAACCGTCAGTCTGGAAGAGAATGACGCAAAACCATCTTTTCCTACCGATTGTTTGTTTACTTGTTGTACTGCTGATCAATGTCATTAAGACGCCCGGCTTTTTCCAGATTTCCATTCGCAACGGCGCTTTGTATGGCTCTATGATTGATATTATCAATCGTTCTTCTGAATTGGTTATTCTTGCGGTTGGCATGACGCTGGTCACAGCGTCTTCCGGTGGACAGGATATCAGCGTGGGCGCAATTATGGCAGTTTCGGCGGCGGTCTGCTGCCAGATCCTTTCCGGCGGGCAGGTGTCCACCAATACTTTCCGCAATCCGCTGTTCCTGGCTATTTTGGCGGCGCTGGCGGCTTCGCTGCTGTGTGGTGCTTTCAATGGGTTCCTTGTCGCAAAGCTGAATATTCAGCCCATGGTCGCTACCCTGATTCTTTTCACAGCGGGGCGCGGCATTGCACAGCTGGTAACACAAGGACAGATTACTTATGTGCGTGTTGGCACGTTTCAGGCAATGGGTGATCACATAGGTTCCTGCCCAATTCCGACGCCGATTTTCTTTGCGGCGGGGGCTGTGCTGATCGCTTATCTGATACTCAATAAAACCGCTCTTGGTATGTATATCGAAAGTGTTGGCATCAATGGCAGTGCTTCGCGCATTGTAGGCCTCAACTCGACAATGATTAAGTTCCTTACGTATGTCATCTGCGGGCTTTTGGCCGGCGTGGCGGGCATTGTTGCTTCCAGCCGCATATACTCGGCAGACGCAAACAACATCGGCCTCAATTTGGAAATGGACGCGATTTTGGCGGTTGCCCTGGGCGGGAACTACCTGGGCGGCGGCAAGTTCTCCTTAATGGGTTCTGTCATTGGCGCATTTACCATTCAGACTTTGACAACGACCCTCTATGCAATGGATGTTCCGGGCGATCAGCTTCCGGTTTATAAAGCCATTGTTGTTATCATTATCGTTACGCTGCAGAGCCCGGTATTCGAGAAATTCATGGATACTAAAAAGCACCGCAGAAAACTGGCAGCAGAGGGGAGAGCGAGCGTATGA
- a CDS encoding sugar ABC transporter ATP-binding protein produces the protein MEENVLLSMKNIDKSFPGVRALSNVQFTLRKGEIHALMGENGAGKSTLIKVLTGVYEFESGEIRMAGVDHPIVNHSPQEAQANGISTVYQEINLCPNLTVAENLFIGRQPRKHGMVDWKTMNRRSTELLKKLQINAAPTAQLGECSIAVQQMVSIARAVDMNCKVLILDEPTSSLDDDEVEKLFNLMCRLRDAGVGIVFVTHFLEQVYAVCDRITVLRNGEFVGEYETKELPRVQLVAKMLGKDFDDLADIKSAHAGKKSSEQKVPVISAKGLGHKGTIKPFNLDIGAGEVVGLTGLLGSGRSEMVRAIYGADKADSGTLEIDGKQVKINSPLQAMKLGMAYLPEDRKKDGIIDELSVRENIVIALQAKRGMFRLMSRKEMDEAADKYIDLLQIKTASRETPVKSLSGGNQQKVIIGRWLLTNPEFLILDEPTRGIDIGTKTEIQKLVLDLADQGMAVAFISSETEEMLRTCSRMVVLRDGRKVGELSGEELNQATIMRTIAGGEKTNG, from the coding sequence ATGGAAGAAAACGTACTGCTGTCCATGAAGAACATAGATAAATCCTTTCCAGGTGTGCGGGCACTGAGCAATGTTCAGTTTACTCTGCGCAAAGGCGAGATTCATGCACTAATGGGCGAAAACGGCGCTGGTAAGTCCACTCTTATTAAAGTGCTTACCGGTGTGTATGAGTTTGAGTCTGGAGAAATTCGCATGGCCGGCGTCGACCACCCGATTGTCAACCATTCCCCCCAGGAAGCGCAGGCAAACGGGATCAGTACGGTTTATCAGGAGATCAACCTTTGCCCAAACTTAACGGTGGCGGAAAACCTTTTTATAGGGCGCCAGCCGCGCAAACACGGTATGGTCGACTGGAAAACCATGAACCGTAGATCAACTGAGCTTTTAAAGAAGCTGCAGATCAATGCCGCGCCGACTGCCCAGCTTGGGGAGTGCTCCATTGCGGTGCAGCAGATGGTTTCAATTGCCCGTGCAGTGGACATGAACTGCAAGGTCCTGATTTTGGACGAGCCGACTTCTTCTCTGGATGACGACGAAGTGGAAAAGCTATTTAACCTGATGTGCAGGCTGCGAGATGCCGGAGTCGGAATTGTGTTTGTCACACATTTTCTGGAGCAGGTTTATGCGGTCTGTGACCGCATCACCGTTTTGCGCAACGGAGAGTTTGTCGGGGAGTATGAAACCAAAGAACTGCCGCGTGTGCAGCTGGTCGCAAAAATGCTCGGCAAAGATTTTGATGACCTGGCGGATATCAAAAGTGCCCATGCCGGAAAGAAATCTTCAGAACAAAAAGTACCGGTTATTTCAGCAAAAGGACTGGGGCACAAAGGCACGATTAAACCCTTTAATTTGGACATCGGTGCAGGGGAGGTCGTCGGCTTGACCGGCCTGCTCGGTTCCGGGCGGTCTGAAATGGTCCGGGCAATCTATGGCGCTGACAAAGCAGATTCCGGTACACTCGAAATAGATGGCAAGCAGGTGAAAATTAACAGTCCGCTGCAGGCAATGAAGCTTGGCATGGCCTATCTGCCGGAAGACCGCAAGAAAGACGGCATTATCGATGAACTGTCTGTACGGGAGAATATTGTCATTGCACTGCAGGCAAAGCGCGGGATGTTCCGGCTGATGAGCCGGAAAGAGATGGACGAGGCCGCCGACAAATATATCGACTTGCTGCAGATTAAAACAGCCAGCCGTGAAACGCCGGTGAAAAGTCTTTCCGGCGGCAACCAGCAAAAAGTGATTATCGGCCGATGGCTGCTGACAAATCCTGAATTCTTGATTTTGGATGAACCAACCCGCGGCATTGATATCGGTACCAAAACGGAGATACAGAAATTGGTCCTTGACCTGGCAGATCAGGGAATGGCTGTTGCTTTTATTTCTTCTGAAACCGAGGAAATGCTGCGCACCTGCTCCCGCATGGTCGTTCTGCGCGACGGGCGCAAAGTCGGCGAACTTTCCGGCGAGGAACTGAACCAGGCAACCATTATGCGCACGATTGCGGGAGGGGAGAAAACAAATGGATGA
- a CDS encoding ABC transporter substrate-binding protein — MKKGKRIISLLLCAVLAAATLAACGSSTSSTASSTAASSSAASASTSDKSSKKQITIGFSQVGAESDWRTANSVSMKQTFSEANGYKLIFDDAQQKQENQITAIRNFIQQEVDYIVLAPVTETGWDTVLQEAKDADIPVIIVDRMVNVKDDSLYTAWVGSNFRAEGDRAVAWMDAYFKAKGRDKDQINIVDIQGTIGASAQIGRTEALEDGVKKHSNWKMVAQQTGEFTQAKGQEVMESVLKQNSNIDVVYCENDNEAFGAIDAIKAAGKKVGSGKGEIMVLSFDSTNAGLKKVQSGEIALDTECNPLHGPRVKEIIEKLQKKETVSKKQYVDEKMFAHDNTVQSVTTSAGKTDATVVTDAVIKGRAY; from the coding sequence ATGAAAAAGGGAAAGAGAATCATAAGTCTGCTTCTGTGTGCTGTGCTTGCTGCCGCAACACTGGCCGCCTGTGGCAGCAGTACGAGTTCGACTGCCAGCAGCACTGCAGCGAGCTCAAGCGCCGCAAGTGCAAGTACCAGTGACAAGAGCTCTAAAAAACAGATTACCATCGGTTTTTCGCAGGTTGGTGCTGAGTCGGATTGGCGTACTGCAAACTCAGTATCCATGAAACAGACCTTCAGCGAGGCCAACGGCTACAAGCTCATTTTTGATGACGCACAGCAAAAGCAGGAAAACCAAATCACCGCAATCCGCAATTTCATTCAGCAGGAAGTGGATTACATCGTTTTGGCGCCTGTTACCGAGACCGGCTGGGACACTGTTTTACAGGAAGCAAAAGATGCCGATATCCCGGTTATCATCGTTGACCGTATGGTAAACGTAAAAGATGACAGCCTTTACACTGCATGGGTCGGCTCTAACTTCCGTGCAGAGGGCGACAGAGCTGTTGCATGGATGGACGCTTACTTTAAGGCAAAGGGCAGAGACAAAGACCAAATTAATATCGTGGATATTCAGGGAACCATTGGTGCCTCTGCACAGATTGGCCGTACAGAAGCTTTGGAAGATGGCGTGAAAAAGCATTCAAATTGGAAGATGGTTGCCCAGCAGACAGGCGAATTTACGCAGGCTAAAGGCCAGGAAGTTATGGAGTCTGTGCTGAAGCAAAACAGCAACATCGATGTCGTTTACTGTGAGAATGATAATGAGGCTTTTGGCGCAATCGATGCGATTAAGGCTGCCGGCAAAAAAGTGGGCAGCGGCAAAGGCGAAATCATGGTTCTGTCTTTTGACTCTACCAATGCCGGCTTGAAAAAGGTACAGAGCGGCGAAATTGCACTGGATACAGAATGCAACCCGCTGCATGGTCCGCGTGTGAAAGAAATTATCGAGAAACTGCAGAAAAAAGAAACAGTGTCTAAAAAGCAGTATGTCGATGAAAAAATGTTTGCACATGACAATACTGTACAGTCTGTAACCACTTCAGCAGGCAAAACCGATGCAACTGTTGTCACAGACGCAGTCATTAAGGGCCGTGCCTATTAA
- a CDS encoding sensor histidine kinase yields MMKKMSLKKRLNMLSILLIVPLTGLVIYLLVSLTGFCNAYSQVVSNIDETNAFCGAFKEDIDYVMYREVIGSQTYRQIYQLPEDKRPFGWEQMKNPYQLIANARKTFQNVMANTQGEANLNDVRWTLHSLDRLETVIKDVDSSIENGGSYKKNYSHLQLDIYTLTSNIKETMQDYVYREALHFREVQNQLNEKGQTAVRLSVLLLFLIVCLGIKFSAGITKSVTDPIQNLCKATRRVAKGDFTQKASGKSADELSILADSFDNMQEEIGRLIDNIKQEQNQRRVLELRLLQEQINPHFLYNTLGTIVWLAEDGQDEQVVSMVTSLSTFFRSTLSNGRSFVSIAEETRHISSYLEIQQVRYQDILTYEIKVDKELLPYQILKLTLQPLVENALYHGIKNKRAKGKIIVRGYRQGESAIFEVSDNGIGMTEEEQANLKKVIRRETMPHEHGFGLANVDERLRLNYGETYGLSFTSAYGVGTTFQVRVPLQEGKEK; encoded by the coding sequence ATGATGAAGAAAATGTCTCTGAAAAAGCGCTTGAATATGCTTTCTATTTTGCTGATTGTCCCGCTGACAGGGCTGGTTATTTACTTACTGGTATCGCTTACCGGCTTTTGCAATGCGTACAGCCAGGTCGTCAGCAATATTGATGAAACCAACGCTTTCTGCGGTGCTTTCAAAGAAGATATTGATTATGTGATGTACCGGGAAGTGATCGGTTCACAGACCTACCGGCAGATTTATCAGCTACCCGAGGATAAGCGTCCCTTTGGCTGGGAGCAGATGAAAAATCCGTATCAGCTTATCGCAAATGCCCGCAAAACCTTTCAAAATGTCATGGCAAACACACAGGGAGAAGCAAACCTCAATGACGTGCGCTGGACCCTGCACAGCTTAGACCGTCTGGAAACAGTTATAAAAGATGTCGACAGCAGCATCGAAAACGGCGGCAGTTATAAAAAAAATTACAGCCATTTACAGCTGGATATCTATACACTTACTTCTAATATCAAAGAAACCATGCAGGACTATGTCTATCGGGAAGCGCTGCATTTTCGGGAAGTGCAGAATCAGCTTAATGAAAAGGGGCAGACCGCAGTGCGCCTTAGCGTCCTGCTGCTGTTTTTAATTGTCTGTCTGGGTATCAAATTCAGTGCCGGTATTACAAAAAGTGTAACTGACCCGATACAAAACCTCTGCAAAGCGACCCGACGTGTCGCAAAAGGCGACTTTACCCAAAAAGCCTCTGGAAAGTCGGCCGATGAGCTTTCTATTTTGGCAGACAGCTTTGACAATATGCAGGAAGAGATTGGCAGACTGATCGACAATATCAAACAGGAACAAAACCAGCGGCGTGTACTGGAGCTGCGCCTGCTGCAGGAGCAGATCAACCCGCATTTTCTGTATAATACGCTGGGCACGATTGTCTGGCTGGCAGAGGACGGGCAGGATGAACAGGTGGTCTCTATGGTGACTTCTCTGTCCACCTTTTTTCGCAGCACCCTGAGCAACGGCCGCAGCTTTGTTTCTATTGCAGAGGAAACGCGGCACATTTCCAGCTATCTTGAGATACAACAGGTGCGCTATCAGGATATCCTGACCTATGAAATCAAGGTTGACAAAGAACTGCTGCCTTACCAGATTTTAAAGCTGACGCTGCAGCCTCTTGTCGAAAATGCGCTGTACCACGGTATTAAAAATAAACGTGCAAAAGGAAAAATCATCGTACGCGGTTACCGGCAAGGTGAAAGCGCGATCTTTGAAGTCAGTGATAACGGTATCGGTATGACCGAGGAAGAGCAGGCAAACCTGAAAAAAGTTATTAGGAGGGAAACGATGCCGCATGAGCACGGCTTTGGTTTAGCAAATGTAGATGAGCGCCTACGGCTGAATTACGGGGAAACATACGGGCTCTCTTTTACAAGTGCCTATGGTGTGGGAACTACGTTTCAAGTACGGGTACCCTTACAGGAGGGGAAAGAAAAATAA
- a CDS encoding response regulator, with the protein MIKVFLVEDEVIIRNGIKKNIHWEQDGFQFVGEAGDGELAYPLIRKTKPDILITDIRMPFMNGLQLSTLVKKEFPQMKIIILSGYNDFDYAKQAIHIGVTDYLLKPVTPKVLLETVKKVAAVIQNDREKEQMLQQYQQQIQRNDDQKRLQLLQDVLAGRIDFCAAVERGASLGMDLAASCYQMLLFKMMPQTQQQSEEAVACQQTLSDTWEKEPRLLQFTRGVDGWALLLMGDSTEALCTLVASVRQNIEQIMRSSGNLAWFGGLGRPVNRLNQLMKSYQEANKAFACRFLTDSRKILSSDEIGSLFGKSKKMDLHAIQTGETNRHAIDRFLRSGTLQEVEGFVEQYFCSIGEVNYQSLLFQNYIVMDCYLAVCDFLGALGLSNDSLSEQVRDVNLVLQGPMQIEQIKLYIKTLFSETMTLRNEKSERKYSRLMENAKTYLDENYENNDLSLNVVAAQVNVSPSYFSSIFRQKTGVTFVEYLTRLRMEKAKELLLCSDCSSTEIGYTVGYKDPHYFSSLFKKMYGCTPKEYRMHRGEAK; encoded by the coding sequence ATGATTAAGGTTTTTTTGGTAGAAGATGAAGTGATTATACGAAACGGCATTAAGAAAAATATTCATTGGGAACAGGATGGCTTTCAGTTTGTTGGAGAGGCGGGCGACGGCGAATTGGCTTATCCGCTGATTCGCAAAACAAAGCCGGACATCTTGATTACGGATATCCGCATGCCGTTTATGAATGGTTTGCAGCTGAGCACACTGGTGAAAAAGGAATTTCCGCAGATGAAAATTATCATTCTCAGCGGATACAATGACTTTGATTATGCCAAGCAGGCAATCCATATTGGCGTGACGGATTATCTGCTTAAGCCGGTTACGCCGAAAGTACTGCTGGAAACAGTGAAAAAAGTGGCGGCGGTTATTCAGAACGACCGGGAAAAGGAGCAAATGCTTCAGCAGTATCAGCAGCAGATTCAAAGAAATGATGATCAGAAGAGGCTGCAGCTGCTGCAGGATGTTCTTGCCGGCCGCATTGACTTTTGTGCGGCAGTCGAGCGAGGTGCCAGCTTGGGAATGGATTTGGCAGCTTCCTGCTACCAAATGCTGCTTTTCAAAATGATGCCGCAGACGCAGCAGCAAAGTGAAGAGGCGGTGGCCTGCCAGCAGACGCTGTCAGATACGTGGGAGAAAGAACCCCGCTTGCTGCAGTTTACACGCGGTGTAGACGGCTGGGCTTTGCTGTTGATGGGCGACTCGACAGAGGCGCTGTGTACACTTGTCGCGTCTGTTCGGCAGAACATTGAGCAGATTATGCGCAGCAGCGGAAACTTAGCTTGGTTTGGTGGGCTTGGCAGGCCGGTAAACAGACTGAATCAACTGATGAAGTCTTATCAGGAAGCGAATAAAGCCTTTGCCTGCCGTTTCTTGACGGACAGCAGGAAAATTCTATCTTCCGATGAGATTGGCAGCCTATTTGGAAAAAGTAAAAAAATGGATCTTCACGCAATCCAGACCGGCGAAACAAACCGCCATGCGATAGACAGATTTTTGCGCAGCGGCACTTTGCAGGAAGTAGAGGGCTTTGTAGAACAGTATTTTTGCAGCATCGGTGAGGTTAACTATCAGTCGCTGCTTTTTCAAAATTATATCGTCATGGACTGCTACTTGGCGGTATGCGATTTTTTGGGCGCATTGGGGCTTAGCAATGATTCCCTTTCAGAGCAGGTGCGTGATGTCAATTTGGTTTTGCAGGGGCCCATGCAGATAGAGCAGATCAAGCTTTATATAAAGACGCTTTTTTCGGAAACCATGACTCTGCGCAATGAAAAGTCAGAGCGCAAGTACAGCCGCTTAATGGAAAATGCAAAAACCTATCTGGATGAAAATTATGAAAATAACGATCTCTCGCTCAATGTGGTTGCGGCGCAGGTCAATGTAAGCCCAAGCTATTTCAGCAGCATTTTTCGGCAGAAAACAGGCGTTACTTTTGTGGAGTATCTGACTCGCCTGCGCATGGAAAAAGCAAAAGAACTCTTGCTCTGTTCAGACTGCAGCAGCACCGAAATCGGCTACACTGTGGGCTATAAAGATCCGCACTACTTCAGCAGCCTTTTTAAAAAAATGTATGGCTGTACACCAAAAGAGTACCGGATGCATAGGGGAGAAGCAAAATGA
- a CDS encoding threonine/serine exporter family protein gives MAQSTIPKNHMEVSWHDYASASEGVAITEASLDEKASVIGRVGLMLLSCGTGAWRVRSSMNTLSKELGITCTADIGLMSIEYTCFDGESSFSQSLCLTNTGVNTSRLNRMEHFITDFATQGKLMSGEQLHSHLDEIERVHKLYSPLALGLAAALACGAFTFLLGGGLVEMICAFFGAGIGNFIRCKLTKHHYTLFLGIAASVSSACFVYALLLQLAEALFSVSLQHEAGYICSMLFIIPGFPFITSGIDLAKLDMRSGIERLSYAILIVAVAAVVAWIMALLLNLKPVNFPPLQLSLPEHVLFRLIASFCGVFGFSVMFNSSHRMAACAAVIGAISNTLRLELIDLAGIPSAAAAFLCAMTAGILASVVKNISGYPRISITVPAIVIMVPGLYLYRAIYNLGIMSLGVSASWFAQSILIILSLPLGLIFARIIMDKTFRYCT, from the coding sequence ATGGCGCAAAGTACGATTCCCAAAAATCATATGGAGGTTTCCTGGCATGATTATGCCTCGGCAAGCGAAGGCGTTGCGATTACCGAAGCCAGTTTGGACGAAAAAGCCTCTGTCATCGGCCGGGTAGGGCTGATGCTGCTTTCCTGCGGAACCGGCGCCTGGCGGGTGCGCAGTTCTATGAATACACTTTCAAAAGAGCTGGGAATTACCTGTACAGCGGATATTGGCTTAATGTCTATCGAATACACCTGCTTTGACGGTGAAAGTTCTTTTTCGCAGTCGCTCTGCCTTACCAATACCGGCGTCAATACCTCCAGACTAAACCGAATGGAACATTTTATCACCGACTTTGCTACGCAGGGCAAGTTGATGTCAGGCGAGCAGCTGCACTCTCACCTAGATGAAATTGAGCGGGTTCATAAGCTGTATTCTCCGCTTGCTCTGGGACTTGCCGCCGCGCTGGCCTGCGGGGCATTTACTTTTTTGCTGGGCGGCGGCTTGGTGGAAATGATTTGTGCATTTTTTGGTGCCGGTATCGGTAATTTTATTCGGTGCAAGCTCACAAAACACCACTACACGCTATTCCTCGGTATTGCGGCTTCCGTATCTTCTGCCTGCTTTGTCTATGCGCTGCTGCTCCAGTTGGCTGAAGCATTGTTTTCGGTTTCTCTGCAGCATGAAGCTGGTTACATCTGTTCTATGCTTTTTATCATTCCAGGATTCCCCTTTATCACCAGCGGCATAGATTTAGCAAAACTGGATATGCGCTCTGGAATAGAGCGGCTGTCGTATGCAATCCTCATTGTAGCAGTGGCGGCTGTTGTCGCTTGGATTATGGCCCTTCTGCTCAACTTAAAACCCGTTAATTTTCCGCCGCTGCAGCTCAGCCTGCCGGAGCATGTCCTTTTTCGGCTGATTGCCAGCTTTTGCGGGGTGTTTGGATTCTCTGTTATGTTTAACAGTTCGCACCGTATGGCTGCGTGTGCTGCAGTGATCGGCGCTATCTCTAATACACTGCGTTTGGAACTGATTGATTTGGCTGGGATACCATCGGCTGCAGCGGCGTTCCTGTGCGCAATGACGGCAGGTATTTTGGCTTCTGTGGTAAAGAATATTTCCGGCTATCCGCGCATTTCAATCACCGTGCCGGCCATCGTCATCATGGTGCCGGGGCTTTACCTTTACCGTGCCATCTACAACCTGGGTATTATGTCACTGGGCGTTTCGGCTTCTTGGTTTGCCCAGTCCATTTTGATTATCCTGTCGCTGCCGCTGGGTCTGATTTTTGCCCGTATCATTATGGACAAGACGTTCCGCTACTGCACCTGA
- a CDS encoding DUF4866 domain-containing protein, whose protein sequence is MATIFPREEKPELLFQKILADPRACERLRETFYNALDEAEDTEGNEICGDSLSAEQFTKALFDAYDNKDLTAFLMVVCQHSMFDLLRNAYLAPFRFNADGQTNPYILTDEEGRLLPEAKGKVNAKEYSRFSKAFVKREKVKMYLACGYRKRHGYAADTMQVQEYRVEQHMGLLLIYELPNTVKQQETEAQAYAAVWDIMMRLQRELPRSVVYYGQDSLEDAGRRYDEMGVFLPLNLFSDRLEKNIAKADEIVYRP, encoded by the coding sequence ATGGCAACAATATTTCCGCGCGAAGAAAAACCAGAGCTGCTGTTTCAAAAGATTTTGGCCGACCCACGGGCTTGCGAGCGTCTGCGTGAAACCTTTTACAATGCTTTGGATGAGGCCGAGGATACAGAAGGCAACGAAATTTGCGGCGACAGCCTTTCGGCCGAGCAGTTTACCAAAGCCCTGTTTGATGCCTATGATAATAAAGACCTGACAGCGTTTTTGATGGTTGTGTGCCAACACAGCATGTTTGATCTGCTGCGCAACGCCTACTTAGCGCCGTTTCGCTTTAATGCAGATGGCCAGACAAATCCGTATATTCTGACTGATGAAGAGGGCAGGCTGCTGCCAGAGGCAAAAGGAAAGGTTAATGCCAAGGAATACAGCCGCTTCAGCAAGGCTTTTGTAAAAAGGGAAAAAGTAAAAATGTACCTTGCCTGCGGCTACCGCAAACGCCATGGCTATGCGGCCGATACCATGCAGGTGCAGGAATACCGCGTGGAGCAGCACATGGGCCTGCTGCTGATTTATGAGCTGCCCAATACCGTGAAGCAGCAGGAGACCGAAGCCCAGGCTTATGCGGCGGTGTGGGATATTATGATGCGCCTGCAGCGGGAGCTGCCGCGTTCTGTAGTTTATTACGGGCAGGATTCTCTAGAGGACGCGGGCCGCCGCTATGATGAAATGGGCGTCTTTCTGCCGCTAAACCTCTTTAGCGACCGGCTCGAAAAGAATATTGCCAAGGCTGATGAAATTGTCTACAGACCGTAA